One Luteolibacter flavescens genomic region harbors:
- a CDS encoding PDZ domain-containing protein — protein sequence MNNFLTHLTLAATLAGHVAAQENAEKPTRPITKLIEEVNRDKASEKDLRKAVEQRAKAELMLPHAGRPAAPFSRVLTRGERNALIEVQRIEHAEAGQATWLGLLDHAFTSPVKSWIIGVIADPISSGDAEAKVRGLLVRDVVPSSPAHRAGLRRNDVILRVNGNPVATQDELSKCVQDAGNSGHSVNLEWLRRSDPHSAVIKPEGGPPKPTASAQDPDQLRIEELEKRQKLQQQEIDELRQEIQKLKDKPGR from the coding sequence AAGCCAACCAGGCCAATCACGAAGCTCATCGAGGAAGTGAATCGTGATAAAGCTTCGGAAAAGGATCTGCGGAAAGCCGTCGAGCAGCGGGCCAAGGCGGAGTTGATGTTGCCGCATGCCGGACGACCAGCAGCACCCTTTTCACGCGTTCTTACACGCGGAGAAAGGAACGCGCTGATTGAAGTTCAGAGGATCGAGCATGCCGAAGCCGGGCAAGCAACGTGGCTGGGCCTTCTCGATCATGCCTTCACTTCCCCCGTCAAATCCTGGATAATCGGAGTGATCGCCGATCCGATCTCGTCTGGAGACGCCGAGGCAAAGGTTCGAGGTTTGCTGGTTCGCGACGTGGTTCCATCGAGCCCCGCACACAGGGCAGGCCTCCGACGCAATGACGTGATCCTGCGAGTGAATGGCAACCCGGTTGCCACCCAGGATGAGCTGTCGAAATGCGTTCAGGACGCGGGAAATTCCGGCCATTCCGTGAATTTGGAGTGGCTTCGACGCAGCGATCCGCACTCGGCTGTCATCAAGCCGGAAGGCGGACCTCCGAAACCAACTGCCTCAGCACAAGATCCAGACCAACTCCGAATCGAAGAGCTGGAGAAACGACAGAAGCTCCAGCAGCAGGAGATCGATGAACTCCGGCAGGAGATCCAAAAGCTGAAAGACAAACCCGGGCGATAG
- a CDS encoding PDZ domain-containing protein has product MKTTLALLAVPFLAVSGLHAQDGPREGQELMDLFERMNRAGTTEADLQKFLENKALLDLESHDKAAEESAREPRQARPPREARERPMADSGPKIGVLVLPLDPAVRAHFGLEEGTGVLVERAMDGGPAARAGIGQNDIIVRANGKAVGSLEDLRGIVESATAGNPAVDLEIIQKGQRAKVTVLVQFPTPPVEKADPAPALGSPDTIQLLADMNRRLDRQQREIQKLRREVERLKRKDSE; this is encoded by the coding sequence ATGAAAACGACCCTCGCGCTGCTCGCCGTTCCTTTTCTCGCTGTTTCCGGACTTCATGCCCAGGATGGACCGAGGGAGGGGCAGGAGCTGATGGATCTCTTTGAGCGGATGAATCGCGCGGGCACGACCGAGGCGGATCTGCAAAAATTCCTGGAGAACAAAGCACTCCTTGATCTCGAATCGCACGACAAGGCCGCGGAGGAATCCGCACGAGAGCCGCGTCAGGCCAGGCCACCGCGTGAGGCACGCGAACGACCGATGGCGGATTCAGGCCCGAAGATCGGTGTCCTCGTTCTTCCTCTCGATCCCGCGGTTCGCGCTCACTTCGGCTTGGAGGAAGGCACCGGAGTTCTGGTCGAGCGGGCGATGGACGGCGGTCCTGCTGCCCGCGCGGGCATCGGCCAGAATGACATCATCGTGCGGGCCAATGGGAAGGCGGTCGGAAGCCTCGAAGATCTCCGCGGCATCGTGGAGTCCGCCACTGCCGGAAATCCCGCCGTCGATCTGGAGATCATCCAGAAAGGCCAGCGGGCAAAAGTAACCGTGCTGGTTCAGTTTCCGACACCGCCTGTCGAAAAGGCCGATCCAGCACCTGCACTCGGGAGCCCCGATACCATTCAACTGCTGGCTGACATGAATCGTCGCTTGGATCGCCAGCAGCGGGAGATTCAGAAGCTGCGCCGCGAGGTCGAGAGGCTGAAGCGGAAGGACAGCGAGTAA
- a CDS encoding PPC domain-containing protein — protein sequence MIARLTLSLALGGTAFAGFTPVLNLIEPRGGQRGTEVEMHFHGERLDGLQELLAYEPGIEVRSIAVENDKHATAKIFIKPDAPLGEHGLRVRTAGGVSYLRSFFVGQFPVVGEVDPNDKPEQAQRIELNTTVQGVAKQEDVDYYVCSLKKGQRFTAEVEAMRLGRTMFDVYVAIVDPKGFEIASCDDAPLLRTDAFVSTIIPEDGDYRVLVREAAYEGNDACQYRVSIGTFPRPTAAFPSGAKPGETVEFKFIGDPVGEFSETIAIPLDADGRFPLFPTRDGLSVPSPVWIKVSPLNHVAETEPNAGPKQASTLPELPCAAHGVIGESGDVDFFKFTAKKGENLTVKVLARDIRSPLDAVLSIRDAKGKNLATNDDQGGPDSILQWAAPEDGEYLAVVRDQLQRGGSDFTYRLEITRREPVVAATLPVVERDNSQKWKVINVPRGNRYAAVINVTRENVGCDLALSAGNLPAGVTMTAPVFHRSVNATPVVFEAAADATVAGSLHRFNVKSAGDAPPVSGPLRDTVHHVEINNQGAYHSAESDRIPVAVIEEAPFRLELEAPAVPIVKNGSMHLKVRAQRSEGYNEAINLRFLWNPPGIGTPATITMPGDQSEALYEVNANGDAAPGEWQICILGEANTPKGPVLVSTSLVTLKIAEPYLGMAIDMAATEQGKPTTVLCKVDFPGNFTGNATAELMGLPHGAKTQPVSFPHGQAEVHFPVEIAPDATVGKHTALFCRVTVPENGATILHQVGQGGTLRIDKPAENTPPPQPVAQTDAPVAPAAAPAEKPLSRLEQLRQKKN from the coding sequence ATGATCGCGCGACTCACGCTCTCGCTGGCGCTCGGGGGGACAGCCTTCGCGGGCTTCACGCCCGTGCTGAATCTCATCGAGCCCCGTGGCGGCCAGCGCGGCACGGAGGTGGAAATGCATTTCCACGGCGAGCGCCTTGATGGCCTCCAGGAGCTGCTCGCCTACGAGCCCGGCATCGAGGTCCGCTCGATCGCCGTCGAGAATGACAAGCACGCCACGGCGAAGATCTTCATCAAGCCGGATGCCCCGCTCGGCGAGCACGGCCTGCGGGTGCGCACCGCAGGCGGAGTGAGCTATCTCCGTTCGTTTTTCGTCGGGCAATTCCCGGTGGTCGGCGAGGTCGATCCGAATGACAAGCCGGAGCAGGCGCAGAGGATCGAGCTGAATACCACCGTCCAAGGCGTGGCGAAGCAGGAGGACGTGGACTACTATGTTTGTAGTTTGAAGAAGGGCCAGCGCTTCACCGCGGAGGTGGAAGCGATGCGCCTCGGTCGCACCATGTTCGATGTCTATGTGGCCATCGTCGATCCGAAGGGCTTCGAGATCGCGTCCTGTGACGATGCCCCGCTGCTGCGGACCGACGCGTTTGTCTCGACGATCATCCCGGAGGACGGTGACTACCGCGTGCTGGTGCGCGAGGCCGCCTACGAAGGGAACGATGCCTGCCAATACCGGGTGAGCATCGGCACTTTCCCCCGTCCCACCGCGGCATTCCCCTCCGGCGCTAAGCCCGGAGAGACGGTCGAGTTCAAGTTCATCGGCGATCCCGTCGGGGAATTCTCCGAGACCATCGCCATCCCGCTGGATGCGGATGGCCGCTTCCCACTCTTCCCCACCCGTGACGGACTGAGCGTGCCCTCGCCCGTCTGGATCAAGGTTTCCCCCCTCAACCACGTCGCCGAGACCGAGCCCAATGCGGGCCCGAAGCAGGCCTCGACGCTTCCCGAGCTTCCGTGCGCCGCGCACGGGGTGATCGGTGAGTCCGGCGACGTGGACTTTTTCAAGTTCACCGCGAAGAAGGGCGAAAACCTCACGGTGAAGGTGCTCGCACGCGACATCCGTTCACCGCTGGATGCGGTCCTCTCGATCCGGGACGCGAAGGGCAAGAACCTCGCCACCAACGACGATCAGGGAGGCCCCGATTCGATCCTCCAGTGGGCCGCGCCCGAGGACGGTGAATACCTCGCCGTGGTGCGCGACCAACTCCAGCGCGGCGGTTCCGACTTCACCTATCGTCTGGAGATCACACGGCGCGAGCCCGTGGTCGCCGCCACGCTGCCGGTTGTGGAGCGTGACAATTCCCAGAAGTGGAAGGTGATCAACGTCCCTCGCGGAAACCGCTACGCCGCCGTGATCAATGTGACGCGGGAGAACGTCGGCTGTGATCTCGCGCTGTCAGCCGGCAATTTACCCGCCGGAGTCACGATGACCGCGCCGGTCTTCCACCGCTCGGTCAATGCAACGCCGGTGGTCTTTGAAGCCGCGGCCGATGCCACGGTGGCCGGCAGCCTGCATCGCTTCAACGTGAAGTCCGCCGGGGATGCACCTCCAGTGTCAGGTCCGCTGCGCGATACGGTCCACCACGTGGAGATCAACAATCAAGGGGCCTACCACTCCGCCGAAAGCGACCGCATTCCCGTGGCCGTGATCGAGGAAGCGCCGTTCCGGCTCGAACTGGAAGCGCCCGCGGTGCCCATCGTGAAGAACGGCTCGATGCACTTGAAGGTACGGGCGCAGCGCTCCGAGGGATACAATGAGGCGATCAACCTGCGTTTCCTCTGGAATCCGCCGGGTATCGGGACGCCCGCCACGATCACCATGCCCGGAGACCAGAGCGAGGCGCTCTATGAAGTGAACGCCAATGGCGACGCGGCTCCAGGCGAATGGCAGATTTGCATTCTCGGAGAAGCGAACACCCCGAAAGGCCCGGTGCTGGTCTCCACCTCGCTGGTGACCCTGAAAATCGCAGAACCCTATCTCGGCATGGCCATCGACATGGCCGCCACGGAACAAGGGAAGCCGACCACGGTGCTGTGCAAGGTGGACTTCCCGGGGAATTTCACCGGTAATGCGACCGCCGAGCTGATGGGACTGCCGCATGGCGCAAAGACGCAACCCGTCAGCTTTCCCCACGGCCAGGCCGAAGTGCATTTCCCGGTGGAGATCGCGCCCGACGCAACGGTGGGCAAGCACACGGCCCTCTTCTGCCGTGTCACCGTGCCAGAGAATGGCGCGACGATCCTGCATCAGGTCGGCCAAGGTGGCACCCTGCGCATCGACAAGCCTGCGGAGAACACCCCGCCGCCTCAACCCGTCGCACAAACCGATGCGCCTGTAGCCCCTGCCGCCGCACCAGCGGAAAAGCCGCTCTCACGACTGGAGCAACTCAGGCAGAAAAAGAACTAA
- a CDS encoding MOSC domain-containing protein yields the protein MTQVVIHGIYTSPGHNYFGHHGKQPSEHEIVEHDEVELVAGKGIPGDRFFDWKKNYLGQITLIDHAVIDDVRQHSENQDLESSIFRRNVVVSGIDLNRLVGRVFRLGDALLEGTQKCAPCYWMDEACGKAGTEKLMHNRGGLRCKILESGHIHLGETEFAG from the coding sequence GTGACCCAAGTCGTCATCCACGGCATCTACACCTCGCCCGGCCACAATTACTTCGGCCATCACGGCAAGCAGCCGAGCGAGCACGAAATCGTCGAACACGACGAGGTCGAACTGGTGGCTGGCAAGGGTATCCCGGGGGATCGCTTCTTTGACTGGAAAAAGAACTACCTGGGTCAGATCACGCTCATTGACCACGCCGTGATCGATGACGTCCGCCAGCACTCGGAGAATCAGGATCTGGAGTCGTCCATCTTTCGCCGGAATGTGGTGGTCTCCGGCATCGACCTGAATCGGCTGGTCGGCCGCGTCTTCCGCCTCGGAGACGCGCTGCTGGAGGGCACCCAGAAGTGCGCCCCGTGCTACTGGATGGACGAGGCCTGCGGAAAAGCCGGCACCGAGAAGCTGATGCACAATCGCGGCGGCCTCCGCTGCAAGATCCTCGAGAGCGGCCACATCCACCTCGGCGAAACGGAATTCGCTGGCTGA
- a CDS encoding DUF1501 domain-containing protein codes for MKPICPGNPLDRYASRREFLHVGLVGGLGLTLPQFLRQQAKADQKFYETREGVAKGIIHIFLPGGLAHQESFDPKPFAPAEYRGPFGAIDTKIPGVQFGEKLAELAGLADKMTIIRSMSHGEAAHERGTHNMFTGYRPSPALEYPSYGSVISHELGPKNNLPPYVCVPNVPNEFAGSGYLSSAFGPFALGSDPANGNFQVRDLNLPGGCDEFRFNRRRSLLETVDAHFRGLEKSDAIDAMDSFYQHAYKLISSETAREAFNLKAEPDAIKDEYGRNDAGQRMLLARRLVEAGTRFVSLTVGGWDHHDNIKGNIEGQLPKVDKAIAALIRDLERRGMLDSTLVMVTTEFGRTPKINTTGGRDHWPNVFSVMMAGGGFKQGYVHGSSDALGGGVDTDGITVEDLSTTIYNQIGITADKELMAPGGRPIEIVDGGHVLDVLLAKKA; via the coding sequence ATGAAACCGATCTGCCCTGGCAATCCGCTCGACCGCTATGCGTCCCGCCGCGAATTCCTCCACGTCGGCTTGGTCGGCGGGCTGGGACTCACGCTGCCCCAGTTCCTCCGGCAACAGGCAAAGGCGGACCAGAAATTCTACGAGACCCGGGAAGGAGTCGCGAAAGGGATCATCCATATTTTTCTTCCCGGTGGCCTCGCGCATCAGGAGTCCTTTGACCCGAAGCCCTTCGCTCCGGCGGAATATCGCGGGCCTTTCGGTGCCATCGACACGAAGATCCCCGGCGTCCAGTTCGGTGAGAAGCTGGCGGAACTCGCCGGACTCGCGGACAAGATGACGATCATCCGCTCGATGTCCCATGGCGAGGCAGCCCACGAGCGCGGCACGCACAACATGTTCACCGGCTACCGGCCGTCCCCGGCGCTGGAGTATCCGTCGTATGGCTCGGTGATTTCCCACGAGCTCGGGCCGAAGAACAACCTGCCGCCCTACGTCTGCGTGCCGAACGTGCCGAATGAATTCGCAGGCAGCGGCTATCTTTCGTCAGCCTTCGGCCCCTTCGCCCTCGGCTCGGATCCCGCGAACGGGAATTTCCAGGTCCGCGACCTGAATCTCCCGGGCGGCTGCGATGAGTTCCGCTTCAACCGGCGTCGCTCCCTGCTGGAAACCGTGGATGCTCATTTCCGCGGGCTGGAGAAGTCCGATGCCATCGATGCGATGGATTCCTTCTATCAGCATGCCTACAAGCTGATCTCTTCCGAGACCGCCCGCGAGGCCTTCAACCTGAAAGCCGAGCCCGACGCGATCAAAGATGAATACGGCCGCAACGACGCGGGCCAGCGCATGCTTCTCGCTCGGCGCTTGGTCGAGGCGGGGACGCGCTTCGTTTCACTGACTGTCGGCGGCTGGGATCACCACGACAACATCAAGGGCAACATCGAGGGACAGCTTCCCAAGGTGGACAAGGCCATCGCCGCCCTGATCCGGGACCTGGAGCGCCGCGGCATGCTCGACTCCACGCTGGTCATGGTGACGACGGAATTCGGCCGCACGCCAAAGATCAATACAACCGGCGGACGCGATCACTGGCCGAATGTCTTCTCCGTGATGATGGCCGGCGGTGGCTTCAAGCAGGGCTATGTCCACGGCTCGTCCGACGCGCTCGGCGGTGGCGTGGATACCGACGGGATCACGGTCGAGGATCTCTCCACGACGATCTACAACCAGATCGGCATCACCGCGGACAAGGAGCTCATGGCTCCTGGCGGTCGACCGATCGAGATCGTCGATGGCGGACATGTGCTGGATGTCTTGCTCGCGAAGAAGGCATGA
- a CDS encoding molybdopterin oxidoreductase family protein has translation MLRKLLKQHTGPLTADLVLEPGHFGLGRVPKRLKPASTATAICGYCATGCQLKLHLDDDGRAINLSPQAGYPVNLGMACPKGWQALDPLDSPDRATTPLLRNEHGEMMPVGWAEAMDAFVSRFKNLQEKLGRESVAFLSTGQIPFEEMAFLGCLFKFGMGFIHGDANTRQCMATAVTAYKQAFGFDAPPYTYGDLEESDVIVLVGSNLCIAHPILWQRVMRNKRSPRIIVIDPRATETAQAATQHVRLKPKGDLALLYSLAHCIVRDGRTDAAWVERTEGFDEFAAFLHDYAPERVAEKTGLSVEEIESLARTVSEPGKRVSWWWTMGVNQSYEGVRAAQAMINLALITGNIGKPGTGANSITGQCNAMGSRLFSNTTSMVGGHDFSDAAHREKVAAGLGIPVENIPSDYSLAYDQILAAAEEGKIKGLWIVATNPFHSWIDSGRLAELREKLDFIVVQDMYHTTESARVADLVLPSAGWGEKDGCLINSERRIGTVKKVREAPGIALSDFRIFRLIAHAWGCGDLFARWTDPEAAFHFLRDLTKDRPCDITGVEGYEMIDRLGGIQWPYPATNPPSGNERRLFEDGKFFTSSGRAKLLFSPPAELPEAPDSAYPFTLLTGRGTSSQWHTQTRTGKSDILRKLYPQEAYVEIHPADAARLGLREHEMVTICSRRGEMRASIYIAPTVQPGQLFLPMHYPEVNRLTHPSYDPHSRQPNYKACAVAISKT, from the coding sequence ATGCTTCGCAAGCTCCTCAAGCAGCACACTGGTCCCCTGACCGCGGATCTCGTCCTCGAGCCCGGACACTTCGGGCTGGGGCGGGTCCCGAAGCGCCTGAAGCCGGCATCCACCGCGACCGCGATCTGCGGCTACTGTGCCACAGGATGCCAACTGAAGCTTCACCTCGACGACGATGGCCGTGCGATCAACTTGTCTCCTCAGGCGGGCTATCCCGTAAATCTCGGCATGGCTTGTCCGAAAGGATGGCAAGCCCTTGATCCCCTCGACTCCCCGGATCGGGCGACAACTCCCCTGCTCCGGAACGAGCATGGGGAAATGATGCCAGTTGGCTGGGCGGAGGCCATGGACGCCTTCGTCTCCCGATTCAAGAACCTCCAGGAAAAGCTCGGTCGCGAATCGGTGGCCTTCCTTTCCACCGGGCAGATCCCTTTCGAGGAGATGGCCTTTCTCGGCTGCCTCTTCAAGTTCGGCATGGGCTTCATCCACGGGGATGCGAATACCCGCCAATGCATGGCCACGGCCGTCACAGCCTACAAGCAGGCCTTCGGCTTCGATGCTCCGCCCTACACCTATGGCGACCTCGAGGAGAGCGACGTGATCGTGCTGGTCGGATCGAATCTCTGCATCGCTCACCCGATTCTCTGGCAGCGGGTCATGCGAAACAAGCGGAGCCCGCGGATCATCGTCATTGATCCGCGCGCCACGGAGACAGCACAGGCTGCGACCCAGCACGTGCGACTGAAGCCAAAGGGTGATCTCGCGCTGCTCTATTCGCTCGCTCATTGCATCGTCCGCGATGGCCGGACGGATGCGGCATGGGTCGAACGCACCGAGGGCTTCGACGAATTCGCGGCATTCCTCCACGACTATGCGCCGGAGAGGGTCGCGGAGAAAACCGGACTTTCCGTCGAGGAGATCGAGTCACTTGCTCGCACCGTTTCTGAGCCGGGCAAGCGCGTCTCGTGGTGGTGGACCATGGGCGTGAATCAATCCTACGAGGGCGTCCGCGCCGCACAGGCGATGATCAATCTAGCCTTGATCACCGGCAACATCGGCAAGCCGGGCACCGGCGCGAACTCCATTACAGGGCAGTGCAACGCGATGGGATCGCGGCTCTTCTCGAACACCACGTCGATGGTCGGCGGGCATGATTTCTCGGACGCGGCGCATCGGGAGAAAGTCGCCGCCGGTCTCGGCATCCCCGTGGAAAATATCCCATCCGACTACTCACTCGCCTACGACCAGATCCTCGCCGCCGCGGAGGAAGGCAAGATCAAGGGCCTGTGGATTGTCGCCACCAATCCCTTCCACTCATGGATCGACAGCGGCCGGCTTGCCGAGTTGCGCGAGAAGCTGGACTTCATCGTGGTACAGGACATGTACCACACTACCGAGAGCGCACGCGTTGCAGATCTCGTGCTGCCATCGGCGGGCTGGGGCGAGAAGGACGGCTGCCTCATCAATTCCGAGCGTCGCATCGGCACGGTGAAAAAGGTCCGCGAGGCCCCGGGGATCGCGCTCTCTGATTTCCGGATCTTCCGCCTGATTGCCCACGCTTGGGGCTGCGGGGATCTCTTCGCCCGTTGGACCGATCCGGAGGCGGCATTCCACTTTTTACGCGACCTCACGAAGGATCGCCCCTGTGACATCACCGGCGTCGAGGGCTACGAGATGATCGACCGACTTGGCGGGATCCAGTGGCCCTACCCGGCCACGAATCCACCCTCGGGAAACGAGCGGCGGTTGTTTGAGGACGGCAAATTCTTCACCTCGAGCGGGAGAGCAAAGCTGCTCTTCTCTCCGCCCGCGGAACTTCCCGAGGCACCGGATTCCGCCTATCCCTTCACCCTGCTCACCGGCCGCGGCACCAGCAGCCAGTGGCACACGCAGACACGCACGGGGAAATCGGACATCCTGAGAAAGCTCTATCCGCAGGAGGCCTATGTGGAGATCCATCCCGCCGACGCCGCTCGGCTTGGGCTCCGTGAGCACGAGATGGTGACCATCTGTTCCCGCCGCGGGGAGATGCGGGCGTCCATCTACATCGCGCCTACCGTTCAGCCGGGACAGCTCTTCCTCCCAATGCACTACCCGGAGGTGAATCGCCTCACCCACCCCTCCTACGATCCCCATTCGCGCCAGCCCAATTACAAGGCGTGCGCCGTTGCCATCTCGAAGACGTGA